One Gossypium hirsutum isolate 1008001.06 chromosome A11, Gossypium_hirsutum_v2.1, whole genome shotgun sequence genomic window carries:
- the LOC107891157 gene encoding protein PNS1 — protein MERSTGSNLQIQGQRTQSTAIVKVQQEPSIKIEPTVGGQLLRKLFQIIFFVQLFLVSILVIVLTIRGLIYAGSTDRFHPKKWYPPLLVSTASAGIVSFIWQSITFHCPSKAIKAVFWFTPLLTCAVGVLHILIGSPLSLAAGTIAIISGVIQSLYACWVNSRFDYASKILTVSTSAPPYNTTTFVIVSIITCLVYSSFSVTGIGGATATGTSLDIVFIVVILLSFLWSMQVIKNMLYVTISRIRYMNFACGVDINTRAAFHDTVKHLVGSVCIGSAIVPVIGTIRGSARAINLVAGDNDEFLFSCADCYSGFASTLITYGNRWGFVHVGVYNKGFIQASADTWEMFKRVELISLIDSDLTGVFCFLSGVAVGSICGIVGGTWELIIHKGYATEVSIYAFLIGYFMCRIALAWQQASVSAYYVSYAENPQSLRFDATIPVRIEQLHRFQV, from the exons ATGGAAAGATCTACGGGCTCTAATTTGCAGATTCAAGGACAAAGAACTCAATCCACAGCCATTGTTAAG GTACAACAAGAACCAAGCATCAAGATAGAACCAACTGTGGGGGGGCAGCTCCTCAGGAAGCTCTTTCAAATAATTTTCTTCGTTCAATTGTTCCTCGTCTCCATCTTAGTTATCGTCTTAACTATCCGCGGCCTCATCTATGCCGGCAGTACCGATCGTTTCCACCCCAAGAAATGGTACCCTCCACTTCTTGTTTCAACGGCTTCTGCTGGCATCGTTTCTTTTATATGGCAATCCATCACTTTCCACTGTCCATCAAAGGCCATCAAAGCTGTCTTCTGGTTTACGCCCCTGCTAACATGTGCTGTCGGTGTGCTCCATATACTGATTGGATCTCCTCTAAGTTTGGCAGCAGGTACAATTGCAATCATTTCAGGCGTCATCCAATCCCTCTATGCCTGTTGGGTGAATTCCAGATTTGACTATGCATCCAAGATCCTCACAGTTTCCACATCTGCTCCACCTTATAACACCACTACATTTGTCATTGTTTCCATCATAACCTGTTTAGTCTACTCCTCTTTCTCGGTGACCGGAATCGGAGGAGCAACCGCCACCGGAACCAGCTTAGACATCGTGTTCATCGTAGTCATCCTGCTTTCCTTCTTATGGAGTATGCAAGTGATCAAGAACATGCTGTATGTCACAATCTCACGAATCAGATACATGAATTTTGCTTGCGGAGTCGATATCAACACTCGGGCGGCTTTCCATGACACGGTCAAGCATTTGGTAGGAAGTGTATGCATAGGTTCAGCCATTGTTCCGGTTATCGGAACAATTCGCGGTTCAGCCCGTGCCATAAACTTGGTTGCAGGGGACAACGACGAGTTTTTGTTCTCATGTGCTGACTGTTACTCGGGATTTGCCTCAACACTGATCACATATGGGAATCGTTGGGGATTTGTTCATGTAGGTGTTTATAACAAAGGCTTCATACAGGCATCGGCTGATACATGGGAGATGTTCAAAAGGGTAGAACTGATATCATTGATCGATTCCGACCTAACCGGGGTGTTCTGTTTTCTCTCCGGGGTTGCGGTGGGTTCAATATGCGGCATCGTGGGAGGAACATGGGAGCTCATAATCCACAAGGGCTATGCCACTGAAGTGTCCATCTATGCTTTCTTGATCGGCTATTTCATG TGTCGGATAGCATTGGCCTGGCAACAAGCGAGTGTTTCAGCATACTATGTTTCTTATGCGGAGAACCCTCAAAGCCTTCGGTTTGATGCAACAATCCCAGTACGCATTGAACAGCTTCATAGGTTTCAAGTTTAA